The following coding sequences lie in one Streptomyces sp. NBC_00510 genomic window:
- a CDS encoding AAA family ATPase yields MTASPLPVLVGRHRECAAIDDLLVGLRKGESRVWVIRGEAGIGKSVLLEYAATQASRVTVTRARGIEADMELPYASLHQLCAPFLTEVEALPGPQRDALRVAFGMAAGDPPDRFLVGLAVLTLFTRASETRPVLVVVDDAQWLDQVSLQTLEFVARRLLAEAVAMAFAVRDPEGRAALVGLPEMRIGGLDAAAAGELLEAAVGGRLEKRVRDRFVAEMHGNPLALLEFSRGRSAADLAYGLDSSSPSVPVAVSSRIERDFASRLGSLPAPTRTLLLIAAAEPVGDARLLVRAAASLKITPDAAPAKAAGLIEFGESVRFRHPLVRSAVYHQADPEERRAVHRALAEATDPVLDPDRRAWHAAQAVDGPDEEVAAGLEQAAGRARQRGGMAAEAVLLERAAEVTPDAWSRGRRALAAAEAHFSAASPDRATEQATLAELSPLSPLDRARLARLRARILFARSRSDEAAPLLLDAAAQFTAAGSPLAGETYLEAISATIFAGRVHGPAGAQAAAIAARGSGAPPSGSNAADLLLDGVATLLADDHQAGGRALRRALEPLAHEDVSTREATMRWLLLAPVALEAFIHYAWDLGAWDTLSTRAVRLARDIGALGALPPALIYASGVHIHTGEFAEAERMIDEADAIAAATGHAPHKYATLVLAAWRGDEDVAAPFIEEAKERAAQRGEVSLLGVTGYIQGVLFNGLARYDQALVAARSGIEHDGFNFTGLSLVEHVEAATRCGELGQARASLARLVDLTRAADSGWARGVTARSQALLTDGDEADGLYRTAIEELGRDRVVVAVEVARTHLLYGEWLRRSRRRSLAREHLRTAHEMFDGMGAKAFAERARRELLATGEHVRVRESQPESALTPQESQIATLAAAGMTNPKIGAELFISPHTVEWHLRKVYTKLGISSRRALPGALTKAPATDTKGAGTVRSG; encoded by the coding sequence ATGACCGCCAGCCCGCTTCCCGTCCTGGTTGGCAGGCATCGCGAGTGTGCGGCAATCGACGACCTGCTGGTCGGACTGCGCAAAGGTGAGTCCCGCGTATGGGTGATCCGTGGCGAAGCAGGCATCGGAAAGTCGGTGCTCCTGGAGTACGCGGCCACCCAGGCGTCGCGGGTCACGGTGACCCGGGCGCGAGGTATCGAAGCCGACATGGAACTGCCCTACGCGAGTCTGCACCAGCTGTGTGCGCCGTTCCTGACCGAGGTCGAAGCGTTGCCGGGACCCCAGCGCGATGCCCTCCGCGTCGCATTCGGGATGGCGGCCGGAGACCCGCCTGACCGCTTCCTGGTCGGCCTCGCCGTGCTGACTCTCTTCACCCGGGCCTCGGAGACCCGACCGGTGCTCGTCGTGGTCGACGACGCCCAGTGGCTGGACCAGGTCTCCCTGCAGACACTGGAGTTCGTGGCCCGGCGCCTTCTCGCCGAGGCGGTCGCGATGGCGTTCGCCGTACGCGACCCCGAGGGGCGGGCCGCACTGGTCGGTCTGCCGGAGATGCGGATCGGCGGTCTCGACGCCGCCGCGGCGGGAGAGCTCCTCGAGGCCGCCGTCGGTGGGCGGCTGGAGAAGCGGGTCCGGGACCGGTTCGTGGCCGAGATGCACGGCAACCCACTCGCGCTGCTCGAGTTCTCCCGCGGCCGTAGCGCCGCCGATCTGGCCTACGGGCTGGACTCGAGTTCCCCAAGTGTCCCAGTCGCGGTGTCGAGCCGGATCGAACGGGACTTCGCCAGCCGGCTCGGTTCGCTGCCCGCGCCGACCCGGACGCTGCTGCTGATCGCCGCGGCGGAACCGGTCGGTGACGCGCGCCTGCTGGTCCGCGCAGCCGCCTCTTTGAAGATCACTCCCGATGCCGCACCGGCCAAGGCGGCCGGCCTGATCGAGTTCGGTGAGTCCGTCCGGTTCCGGCACCCGCTGGTCCGTTCGGCGGTCTACCACCAGGCCGACCCCGAAGAACGCCGCGCGGTGCACCGGGCGCTGGCCGAGGCCACGGACCCGGTCCTGGATCCCGACCGGCGCGCCTGGCATGCCGCGCAGGCCGTCGACGGGCCGGACGAGGAGGTCGCCGCAGGTCTGGAGCAGGCAGCCGGCCGAGCGCGGCAGCGGGGCGGCATGGCGGCCGAGGCGGTGCTGCTGGAGCGCGCGGCCGAGGTGACGCCGGACGCTTGGTCCCGGGGACGCCGCGCTCTCGCGGCCGCCGAGGCGCACTTCTCGGCCGCTTCCCCTGACCGCGCCACGGAGCAGGCGACGCTGGCCGAATTGAGTCCCCTCAGCCCCTTGGACCGCGCCCGCTTGGCGCGCCTGCGTGCCAGGATCCTCTTCGCCCGCAGCCGCAGCGACGAAGCGGCACCGCTGCTCCTCGACGCCGCCGCACAGTTCACCGCTGCCGGATCGCCTCTGGCGGGGGAGACCTACCTCGAGGCGATCAGCGCGACCATCTTCGCAGGCAGGGTCCACGGTCCGGCAGGTGCCCAGGCGGCAGCGATCGCGGCCCGCGGGTCCGGGGCGCCCCCCTCGGGCTCCAACGCCGCCGACCTGCTCCTGGACGGTGTGGCCACGCTCCTCGCGGACGACCACCAGGCCGGTGGCCGGGCACTGCGCCGCGCGCTGGAGCCCCTCGCACACGAGGACGTCAGCACCCGCGAGGCGACGATGCGTTGGCTCCTCCTGGCCCCGGTCGCGCTGGAGGCGTTCATCCACTACGCCTGGGACCTGGGCGCGTGGGACACGCTGTCCACTCGCGCGGTGCGCCTGGCTCGCGACATCGGAGCGCTCGGCGCGCTGCCCCCGGCACTGATCTACGCCAGCGGGGTGCACATCCACACCGGTGAATTCGCCGAGGCGGAGCGGATGATCGACGAGGCCGACGCGATCGCCGCCGCGACCGGCCACGCCCCGCACAAATACGCGACGCTTGTCCTGGCCGCGTGGCGGGGCGACGAGGACGTTGCCGCCCCCTTCATCGAAGAGGCCAAGGAGAGGGCCGCGCAACGTGGCGAGGTGTCCCTCCTGGGCGTCACGGGCTACATCCAAGGCGTGCTGTTCAACGGCTTGGCACGCTACGACCAGGCCCTGGTGGCCGCTCGCTCGGGCATCGAGCACGACGGGTTCAACTTCACCGGCCTGTCGCTGGTCGAACACGTCGAGGCCGCGACCCGGTGCGGCGAGCTCGGTCAGGCCCGGGCCTCGCTCGCCCGGCTGGTCGACCTCACCCGCGCCGCCGATTCCGGCTGGGCCCGTGGCGTCACCGCGCGCAGCCAAGCTCTCCTCACCGACGGCGACGAGGCCGACGGCCTGTACCGGACCGCGATCGAGGAGCTCGGCCGTGACCGCGTGGTCGTGGCGGTGGAGGTGGCACGCACCCACCTGCTGTACGGCGAGTGGCTGCGCCGGAGCCGTCGCCGTTCGCTGGCCCGGGAGCACCTTCGCACGGCCCACGAGATGTTCGACGGAATGGGGGCGAAGGCGTTCGCCGAGCGAGCCCGCCGCGAGCTGCTCGCCACCGGCGAGCACGTCCGGGTGAGGGAATCCCAGCCGGAGAGCGCCCTGACCCCGCAGGAGTCGCAGATCGCGACCCTCGCGGCCGCCGGCATGACGAACCCGAAGATCGGTGCGGAGCTGTTCATCAGCCCGCACACCGTGGAGTGGCACCTGCGGAAGGTGTACACGAAGCTCGGGATCAGCTCACGCCGCGCGCTGCCGGGTGCCCTCACGAAGGCCCCGGCCACGGACACCAAGGGCGCGGGCACGGTGCGCTCCGGCTGA
- a CDS encoding acyltransferase, producing MSVHPGKERQARSHGHRTAEISGSLDSGRPQKGPVRLAAIDGLRLVAAAMVAAYHYLGTPTPHFWGKTELKDTIPLLHTISGYGWLGVEFFFVISGFVICMSGWGRTPAQFTVSRISRLFPAYWCTVLLVVALLVVAQLGHWDAAPRIDTRTVLGNLTMAPGPLGLDLVSGVSWTLWVEARFYLLMAVLLIFGLTYRRMVAFCGAWLLAGAIALEVDSPILNEFVLSRYAGLFVAGIVLYLMRRFGQNLLLWLLLGFAWCYALTVLEFRVADHASGEGRPSWAMCAVILTLCLALLALAGVGPWAGVRWRWLITAGGLTYPFYLVHQSIGIPLAKGLLKAVPGLGLLPSMTVSLLFVLGLAALIYTQVERRLGRLLRHRLTLDVDMPGRTAGAARAAIPAAR from the coding sequence ATGAGCGTGCATCCTGGTAAGGAACGACAGGCCCGGAGTCACGGCCACCGCACCGCCGAGATCAGCGGGTCCCTCGACTCCGGCCGGCCGCAGAAAGGGCCGGTACGGCTGGCCGCCATCGACGGGCTCCGCCTGGTGGCAGCGGCCATGGTGGCCGCCTACCACTATCTGGGCACGCCCACCCCACACTTCTGGGGAAAGACCGAACTCAAGGACACCATCCCGCTCCTGCACACGATCAGCGGTTACGGCTGGCTCGGCGTCGAGTTCTTCTTCGTCATCAGTGGATTCGTCATCTGCATGAGCGGCTGGGGACGTACACCCGCGCAGTTCACCGTCTCCCGCATCTCACGCCTCTTCCCGGCCTACTGGTGCACGGTGCTCCTGGTGGTTGCGCTCCTCGTGGTCGCGCAGCTGGGTCACTGGGATGCCGCCCCGCGCATCGACACCCGTACGGTCCTGGGAAACCTGACGATGGCTCCGGGCCCACTGGGCCTTGATCTGGTCAGCGGCGTGAGCTGGACGCTCTGGGTGGAGGCCCGCTTCTACCTCCTGATGGCCGTGCTGCTCATCTTCGGGCTGACCTATCGAAGGATGGTGGCGTTCTGCGGAGCCTGGCTCCTGGCCGGTGCCATCGCACTTGAAGTTGACTCGCCGATACTCAACGAGTTCGTACTGAGCCGGTACGCCGGCCTCTTCGTCGCCGGAATCGTGCTCTACCTGATGCGCAGGTTCGGCCAGAACCTGCTGCTGTGGCTGCTGCTGGGTTTCGCCTGGTGCTACGCACTCACCGTGCTGGAATTCCGCGTGGCAGACCATGCCAGTGGCGAGGGACGGCCCTCCTGGGCCATGTGCGCGGTCATACTCACCCTCTGCCTCGCGCTGCTGGCGCTGGCCGGTGTCGGACCGTGGGCTGGAGTGCGGTGGCGTTGGCTGATCACAGCCGGAGGACTGACGTATCCCTTCTACCTCGTCCACCAAAGCATCGGGATCCCCTTGGCCAAGGGACTGCTCAAGGCAGTGCCAGGGCTGGGACTACTGCCGTCGATGACGGTGTCTCTCCTCTTTGTGCTTGGTCTCGCCGCGCTCATCTACACACAAGTGGAACGACGGTTGGGACGCCTCCTACGACACCGCCTCACGCTCGACGTCGACATGCCCGGCCGGACGGCAGGGGCGGCAAGAGCGGCAATCCCGGCCGCGCGGTAA
- a CDS encoding FAD-binding protein — MSSPGHQLATSVLVVGTGGSGLRAAIEVAEAGVAVIAVGKRAADDAHTVLASGGVNAALATTDPAGTWEQHAADTLRESHSLADPRTVLVVARHAARGVHDLERYGMRFDRHGDGRIAQRHFGAPAYRRTALAGHSPGSEVQRVLRERANRLAIPILSNLYVTRLLVDDGTVFGAYGFDLVDGSRYVVHADAVILATGGHTRIWRRASSRRDENTGDSLRLAVEAGARLRDAELVQFHPSGLVNPENAAGTLVSEAARGEGGVLLNNLGERFMARYDPERMELSSRDRVALASYTEIKEGRGTQAGGVWLDLSHLPRETVLTRLPRVHRTLLDLQMDVTRDPIEVAPTAHYSMGGVWVRPEDHSTDVNGLFVIGEAASGLHGANRLEGNPLIELLVYGRIAGRAAAEYSAELTGQQRSLGAIRAAEAEVNRLLAADGDQNVRGLQRSVRHLMTKHAGVVRDEAGLAAGLAGLDEIETRMADVGVHVDISGFQDLAFAFNLRSTVLAARATLECALERRETRGCHNRSDYPDLNPDLTVNLVWSPETGVRRETVPPIPTDIAELMQDVSADGTVLE, encoded by the coding sequence ATGTCATCGCCCGGACACCAACTCGCGACGTCCGTTCTCGTGGTGGGGACCGGTGGGTCAGGCCTTCGAGCGGCCATCGAAGTCGCCGAGGCCGGTGTCGCGGTCATCGCGGTGGGCAAGCGCGCGGCCGACGATGCCCACACCGTCCTGGCATCCGGCGGTGTCAACGCGGCGCTGGCCACCACCGACCCCGCCGGCACGTGGGAGCAGCATGCGGCTGACACGTTGCGGGAGAGCCACTCGCTGGCCGACCCACGCACCGTGCTGGTCGTGGCCCGCCACGCCGCGCGGGGAGTCCACGACTTGGAGCGCTACGGCATGCGTTTCGACCGCCATGGCGACGGCCGGATCGCTCAGCGCCACTTCGGCGCCCCCGCGTACCGACGCACCGCACTCGCCGGCCACTCCCCCGGCTCGGAGGTGCAGCGAGTGCTCCGCGAACGCGCGAACCGGCTCGCCATTCCCATCCTGTCGAACCTGTACGTCACCCGACTGCTGGTCGACGACGGGACGGTGTTCGGTGCCTATGGATTCGACCTCGTCGACGGCTCGCGCTACGTCGTGCATGCCGACGCCGTGATCCTTGCGACCGGAGGGCACACGCGCATCTGGCGGCGTGCGTCGTCGCGTCGCGACGAGAACACCGGCGACTCCCTCCGCCTGGCCGTCGAGGCCGGTGCCCGGCTGCGTGACGCCGAACTGGTGCAGTTCCACCCCTCCGGGCTGGTCAATCCGGAGAACGCGGCCGGCACGCTCGTCAGCGAGGCTGCGCGCGGCGAGGGCGGGGTCCTGCTCAACAACCTCGGTGAGCGGTTCATGGCGCGCTATGACCCCGAGCGGATGGAGCTCTCCAGCAGGGACCGGGTCGCGCTGGCGTCCTACACCGAGATCAAGGAGGGCCGCGGAACCCAGGCCGGCGGTGTGTGGCTCGACCTGTCCCACTTGCCGCGCGAGACGGTCCTGACGCGGCTGCCGCGCGTGCACCGGACCCTGTTGGACCTGCAGATGGATGTCACTCGCGATCCGATCGAGGTCGCACCGACCGCTCACTACTCGATGGGCGGTGTCTGGGTCCGGCCCGAGGACCACAGCACCGATGTCAACGGGCTCTTCGTGATCGGGGAGGCCGCCAGTGGTCTGCACGGCGCCAACCGGTTGGAGGGAAACCCCCTGATCGAACTGCTCGTCTACGGCCGTATCGCCGGCCGGGCCGCTGCGGAGTACTCGGCCGAGCTCACCGGCCAGCAACGGTCGCTGGGGGCGATTCGTGCCGCGGAGGCGGAGGTCAACCGGCTTCTGGCCGCAGACGGCGACCAGAACGTCCGCGGGCTGCAACGGTCGGTGCGGCACCTGATGACGAAGCACGCCGGCGTCGTACGGGACGAGGCCGGACTCGCCGCCGGACTCGCCGGACTCGACGAGATCGAGACGCGAATGGCGGACGTGGGTGTGCACGTCGACATCAGCGGCTTCCAGGACCTCGCGTTCGCCTTCAACCTCCGGTCCACCGTTCTCGCCGCTCGAGCGACACTGGAGTGCGCTTTGGAGCGGCGCGAGACACGAGGCTGCCACAACCGGTCCGATTACCCCGACCTCAACCCGGACCTGACGGTCAACCTGGTGTGGTCGCCGGAGACCGGGGTGCGCCGCGAAACCGTACCGCCGATCCCCACCGACATCGCGGAGTTGATGCAGGACGTGTCAGCCGACGGCACGGTGCTCGAATAG
- a CDS encoding RNA polymerase subunit sigma-70: MSAPSLETTTPTEPPVARSAPDDLDDLDVALDIYLAQRTRLFRLAYHVLGDVSGAEDVVQEIWLRWQRTHRTKIENPAAFLTAATTRLAINVIQSARHRHETPTEWQLVDRVDRAAQDPLLRAEQAAAINEALALLMAKLTPDALAAYVLRKGFDYTYAELAGVLRTNAPNARQLVHRAQARLRSDRERPVPSDSHRRLVAAFQTAAVTGDLEDLTQLLAPDGHVHRLPSPRSPRLGHRPG; the protein is encoded by the coding sequence ATGTCCGCGCCCAGCCTGGAGACGACCACGCCGACCGAACCCCCGGTCGCCCGGTCCGCCCCGGACGACCTGGACGACCTGGACGTCGCACTCGACATCTACCTGGCCCAGCGGACGCGACTGTTCCGTCTTGCCTACCACGTTCTCGGCGACGTCTCAGGAGCCGAAGACGTGGTCCAGGAGATATGGCTGCGCTGGCAGCGCACCCACCGCACGAAGATCGAGAATCCGGCCGCGTTCCTGACCGCGGCCACGACCCGACTGGCGATCAACGTCATCCAGTCCGCGCGACACCGCCACGAAACCCCGACCGAGTGGCAGTTGGTCGACCGCGTCGACCGGGCCGCCCAGGATCCCCTGCTGCGTGCCGAGCAAGCCGCGGCGATCAACGAGGCCTTGGCCCTGCTCATGGCGAAGCTGACGCCGGACGCACTGGCCGCCTACGTGCTGCGCAAGGGCTTCGACTACACCTATGCCGAGCTTGCGGGCGTGCTTCGGACCAACGCCCCGAACGCACGACAACTGGTCCACCGCGCGCAGGCCCGCCTGCGGAGTGACCGCGAGCGGCCAGTCCCCTCCGACTCACACCGTCGCCTCGTCGCTGCCTTCCAGACCGCGGCTGTCACCGGCGACCTCGAAGATCTGACACAGCTGCTCGCCCCCGACGGCCATGTGCACCGCTTGCCGTCGCCTCGGTCGCCTCGTCTGGGCCACCGGCCGGGCTGA
- a CDS encoding ABC transporter permease encodes MTMTATETAPVVTQPATKAPAVRRTKSRRLAPGKRLPASRLVGPGLFVALWAAASAAGQLDPGAIPAPWTVLRTAGRLWTDGTLPTDVLTSLERAGYGFALGLTAGVVLALAAGLSRVGEALIDGSVQLNRAIPTLGLIPLFILWLGIGETFKIAIIAIVVYIPIYLNLHAALSGIDHRYVELAEVQGLSRIAFIRQIVIPGALPGFFVGLRLGVTGSWLSLVVLEQINATSGLGYMMFQAQNYGRTDTILVGLLIYGVFGLVSDSTVRLIERRVLSWRRTLSN; translated from the coding sequence ATGACCATGACCGCCACCGAGACGGCACCCGTGGTGACCCAGCCCGCGACGAAGGCTCCCGCGGTACGTCGCACCAAATCCCGCCGCCTTGCGCCCGGCAAACGGCTGCCCGCCTCCCGACTCGTCGGCCCGGGCCTGTTCGTCGCCCTGTGGGCCGCCGCGTCCGCCGCCGGTCAGCTCGACCCGGGCGCGATCCCGGCCCCCTGGACGGTGCTGCGCACCGCCGGCCGGCTGTGGACCGACGGGACGCTGCCCACCGACGTGCTCACGTCGCTGGAACGCGCCGGATACGGGTTCGCCCTCGGGCTGACCGCCGGCGTGGTCCTCGCCCTGGCGGCCGGGCTCAGCCGGGTCGGCGAGGCCCTGATCGACGGTTCGGTGCAGCTGAACCGTGCGATCCCGACCCTCGGTCTGATCCCGCTGTTCATCCTGTGGCTCGGCATCGGTGAGACCTTCAAGATCGCCATCATCGCGATCGTCGTCTACATCCCGATCTACCTGAACCTGCACGCGGCACTGTCCGGCATCGACCACCGTTACGTCGAACTCGCCGAGGTCCAGGGCCTGTCCCGGATCGCCTTCATCCGGCAGATCGTCATCCCCGGCGCGCTGCCCGGCTTCTTCGTCGGCCTGCGGCTCGGAGTGACCGGGTCCTGGCTCTCCCTGGTCGTCCTGGAGCAGATCAACGCCACCAGCGGCCTCGGATACATGATGTTCCAGGCCCAGAACTACGGACGCACCGACACCATCCTCGTCGGCCTGCTGATCTACGGCGTCTTCGGCCTGGTCTCCGACAGCACGGTCCGCCTCATCGAACGGAGGGTGCTGTCGTGGCGACGCACGCTGAGCAACTGA
- a CDS encoding ABC transporter ATP-binding protein, which produces MATHAEQLTDVEAAAVRLTGLTRSFDGRTVLDGIDLSIPAGQFTALLGHSGSGKSTLLRAIAGLDHHVVGSGELTAPERVSVVFQDSRLLPWRRVLDNALLGTDGKEATERGRAALAEVGLAGRERAWPNELSGGEAQRAALARSLVRDPELLLADEPFGALDALTRIRMHALLRALWERHRPSVLLVTHDVDEALVLADRVLVLDRGRIGLDLAIERPHPRSHRDPLLAEYRERLLTALGVTEHRHHQEHPNLGEEHQ; this is translated from the coding sequence GTGGCGACGCACGCTGAGCAACTGACCGATGTCGAGGCCGCGGCGGTCCGGCTCACCGGGCTGACCCGCTCCTTCGACGGCCGTACCGTCCTCGACGGCATCGATCTCTCCATCCCGGCCGGACAGTTCACGGCCCTGCTCGGCCACAGCGGCTCCGGCAAGAGCACCCTGCTCCGGGCCATCGCCGGGCTCGACCACCACGTCGTCGGCAGCGGCGAACTGACCGCCCCGGAAAGGGTCTCCGTCGTCTTCCAGGACTCCCGGCTGCTGCCCTGGCGCCGCGTGCTCGACAACGCGCTGCTGGGGACGGACGGCAAGGAAGCCACCGAACGCGGCCGCGCCGCCCTCGCCGAGGTGGGTCTGGCCGGCCGCGAACGGGCCTGGCCCAACGAACTGTCCGGCGGTGAGGCACAGCGCGCCGCGCTGGCCCGCTCCCTGGTCCGCGACCCCGAGCTGCTGCTCGCCGACGAGCCCTTCGGCGCCCTGGACGCGCTCACCCGGATCCGGATGCACGCACTGCTGCGCGCGTTGTGGGAACGCCACCGGCCCTCCGTACTGCTCGTCACCCACGACGTGGACGAGGCCCTCGTTCTGGCCGACCGGGTGCTCGTGCTCGACCGGGGGCGCATCGGCCTGGATCTGGCCATCGAGCGCCCGCACCCGCGCTCGCACCGCGACCCGCTCCTGGCCGAATACCGCGAGCGCCTGCTCACCGCCCTCGGCGTCACCGAGCACCGCCACCACCAAGAGCACCCGAACCTCGGGGAGGAACACCAGTGA
- a CDS encoding ROK family protein, whose product MPRSAVPIPQVALPSPPAPAVAGRASDGARRRRSASVVLRSVLEHGPVARSTIAALTGLSPASVSDHCAQLGALGLIREAAVPRRSKGVGRPHIPVDLDASRFVVGGVHVAVPYTTVALLDLRGRVLAERRLGHGDGIEPGRVLANAADGLGALLKEAGDRTPLGVGVAAGGWVDRECGTIVEHGLLGWRDVAVREAIGVRTGLPVHVDGHARALVNGERLFGQVRGARSLLHLFVGNVVDAAFATGHEVHHGPRSQAGAIAHLPVEGGTEPCGCGRTGCLQVELSERTLCRRARERGVIRTANPMHVVDAAADGDQVAVRLLMERARMVGRAARLLLDVLNPDTVVVTEVGVMYREDCLGALREAVGPERGAVVVPTSFPDSVLAVAGGSVALDVLYRDPLGASPGRT is encoded by the coding sequence ATGCCTCGCTCAGCGGTACCCATTCCCCAGGTCGCCCTTCCCTCTCCCCCGGCCCCCGCGGTGGCCGGCCGGGCCTCGGACGGCGCCAGGCGCAGGAGAAGCGCCAGTGTCGTCCTGCGGTCCGTGCTGGAGCACGGGCCGGTCGCGCGGAGCACCATCGCGGCTCTGACCGGCTTGTCCCCGGCCTCGGTGTCCGATCACTGCGCCCAGTTGGGGGCTCTCGGTCTGATCCGGGAGGCCGCCGTGCCCCGGCGGTCGAAGGGGGTCGGGCGCCCGCACATACCCGTCGACCTGGACGCCTCCCGGTTCGTGGTCGGCGGGGTGCACGTGGCGGTGCCCTACACCACCGTCGCCCTTCTGGACCTGCGCGGGCGGGTGCTCGCCGAACGGCGACTGGGTCACGGCGACGGCATTGAGCCGGGCCGGGTCCTGGCGAACGCCGCGGACGGGCTCGGTGCGCTGCTGAAGGAGGCCGGCGACCGTACCCCGCTGGGCGTCGGCGTGGCGGCCGGGGGCTGGGTGGACCGGGAGTGCGGGACCATCGTGGAGCACGGGCTGCTGGGTTGGCGTGACGTTGCCGTCCGGGAGGCGATCGGCGTGCGCACCGGCCTGCCGGTCCATGTGGACGGGCACGCACGGGCGTTGGTCAACGGGGAGCGGCTGTTCGGGCAGGTGCGGGGCGCCCGGAGCCTGCTGCACCTGTTCGTGGGGAATGTGGTGGACGCGGCCTTCGCCACCGGCCACGAGGTGCACCACGGCCCCCGCTCGCAGGCCGGGGCGATCGCCCACCTACCGGTGGAGGGCGGCACGGAGCCGTGCGGCTGCGGCCGTACCGGGTGCCTTCAGGTCGAGTTGAGCGAGCGGACGCTGTGCCGCCGGGCGCGCGAGCGGGGTGTCATCCGCACCGCGAATCCGATGCACGTGGTGGACGCCGCGGCCGACGGCGACCAGGTGGCCGTACGGCTGCTGATGGAGCGCGCCCGGATGGTCGGTCGGGCGGCCCGGCTGCTGCTCGACGTGCTCAATCCGGACACGGTCGTGGTCACCGAGGTCGGGGTGATGTACCGGGAGGACTGCCTCGGTGCGCTGCGTGAGGCGGTGGGGCCGGAGAGGGGGGCGGTGGTCGTGCCGACCAGTTTCCCGGACTCGGTGCTGGCCGTGGCGGGCGGTTCGGTGGCGCTCGACGTGCTCTACCGGGATCCGCTGGGCGCGTCACCGGGGCGGACTTAA
- a CDS encoding ABC transporter substrate-binding protein, with protein sequence MPPLSPSPSGVDRRLFLSSLLGVAAAAGLAGCAGASADVARSKGAASAPLASQVPSGTSLKIASYQGVQQLQFKLAGLADLPFTVADWLNIGAGPDVINAFRAKSLDLANNAGIPPIQAHFQGYDAKIVAINITRKPTYAFATKPGSDIQDVQGFRGKKLAFSQGQAQGVVLLRALKKAGLKYDEVNLVPLTSNQFLTALQAGQVDIAPLANQQAPAYIQQYGSKGARTIATDVVDLLNLLWAPSSVLADPAKAAAVAAYIPRWAKGQVWAYEHPDAWNREFYVKTQNLTLVQARSITALTNKPLFPPSWDEAVKWEQETADLLAEGGFVKGFDVDSLFDRRFEGIAAKAVPAEYRR encoded by the coding sequence ATGCCACCTTTGTCCCCCTCCCCATCCGGCGTCGACCGGCGGCTGTTCCTGTCCTCCCTGCTCGGCGTCGCCGCCGCTGCCGGGCTCGCCGGCTGCGCGGGAGCCAGCGCCGACGTCGCCCGGTCCAAGGGGGCCGCGTCCGCACCGCTGGCTTCCCAGGTGCCCTCCGGGACGAGCCTGAAGATCGCCTCCTACCAGGGCGTCCAGCAGCTCCAGTTCAAGCTGGCGGGCCTGGCCGACCTGCCCTTCACCGTCGCCGACTGGCTGAACATCGGGGCCGGTCCCGATGTCATCAACGCCTTCCGCGCCAAGTCCCTGGACCTCGCCAACAACGCCGGGATCCCGCCGATCCAGGCGCATTTCCAGGGCTACGACGCGAAGATCGTCGCGATCAACATCACCCGCAAGCCCACCTATGCCTTCGCCACCAAGCCCGGCAGCGACATCCAGGACGTCCAGGGCTTTCGGGGGAAGAAGCTGGCCTTCTCTCAGGGGCAGGCGCAGGGCGTCGTCCTGCTGCGCGCCCTGAAGAAGGCCGGGCTGAAGTACGACGAGGTGAACCTGGTGCCGCTGACCAGCAACCAGTTCCTCACCGCGCTCCAGGCGGGCCAGGTCGACATCGCCCCGCTGGCCAACCAGCAGGCCCCCGCCTACATCCAGCAGTACGGCTCCAAGGGCGCGCGAACCATCGCCACCGACGTCGTGGACCTCCTCAACCTGCTGTGGGCGCCCTCCTCCGTGCTGGCCGACCCCGCGAAGGCCGCCGCGGTCGCCGCGTACATCCCGCGCTGGGCGAAGGGCCAGGTGTGGGCGTACGAGCACCCGGACGCCTGGAACCGGGAGTTCTACGTCAAGACCCAGAACCTCACCCTCGTGCAGGCCCGGTCGATCACCGCGCTCACCAACAAGCCGCTGTTCCCGCCGAGCTGGGACGAGGCGGTGAAGTGGGAGCAGGAGACCGCGGACCTGCTGGCCGAGGGCGGCTTCGTGAAGGGGTTCGACGTCGACTCGCTGTTCGACCGGCGCTTCGAGGGCATCGCGGCGAAGGCCGTCCCTGCCGAGTACCGGAGGTGA